The Streptomyces sp. NBC_01689 genome includes a window with the following:
- a CDS encoding DLW-39 family protein codes for MKKLLLVALAAIGGLLVYRQIQADRAEQDLWTEATDSVPTGS; via the coding sequence GTGAAGAAGCTTCTCCTGGTCGCACTGGCCGCCATCGGCGGACTCCTCGTGTACCGCCAGATCCAGGCGGATCGCGCCGAGCAGGATCTGTGGACGGAGGCGACTGACTCCGTGCCCACGGGTTCGTGA
- the gyrB gene encoding DNA topoisomerase (ATP-hydrolyzing) subunit B yields MLCQKGRFVADSGNPNENIPSTDEGAVAGATAASNGEVTASYDASAITVLEGLDAVRKRPGMYIGSTGERGLHHLVYEVVDNSVDEALAGHADTIDVTILPDGGVRVIDNGRGIPVDIVPSENKPAVEVVLTVLHAGGKFGGGGYAVSGGLHGVGVSVVNALSSKVAVDVRRDGHRWTQDYKLGVPTAPLKRNEETDESGTTVTFWADPDVFETTEYSFETLSRRFQEMAFLNKGLTIKLTDERESAKATAGADEAGADEKAEVKTVTYHYEGGIVDFVKYLNSRKGDVVHETVIDIEAEDKERMLSLEVAMQWNTGYSEGVYSFANTIHTHEGGTHEEGFRAALTGLINRYARDKKLLREKDDNLTGDDIREGLTAIISVKLGEPQFEGQTKTKLGNTEAKTFVQKVVHEHLTDWLDRNPNEAADIIRKSIQAATARVAARKARDLTRRKGLLETASLPGKLSDCQSNDPTKCEIFIVEGDSAGGSAKSGRNPQYQAILPIRGKILNVEKARIDKILQNQEIQALISAFGTGVHEDFDIEKLRYHKIILMADADVDGQHINTLLLTFLFRFMRPLVEAGHVFLSRPPLYKIKWGRDDFEYAYSDRERDALTELGRQAGKRVREDSIQRFKGLGEMNAEELRITTMDQEHRVLGQVTLDDAAQADDLFSVLMGEDVEARRAFIQRNAKDVRFLDI; encoded by the coding sequence GTGCTGTGCCAGAAAGGGCGCTTCGTGGCCGATTCCGGCAACCCCAACGAGAACATCCCGTCCACCGACGAAGGCGCCGTCGCCGGGGCCACCGCCGCCTCGAACGGCGAGGTCACGGCCTCGTACGACGCCAGTGCCATCACCGTCCTCGAGGGTCTGGACGCGGTCCGCAAGCGACCCGGCATGTACATCGGCTCGACCGGTGAGCGCGGACTCCACCACCTCGTCTACGAGGTCGTGGACAACTCCGTCGACGAGGCGCTGGCCGGCCACGCGGACACGATCGACGTCACGATCCTGCCCGACGGCGGCGTGCGCGTGATCGACAACGGCCGCGGCATCCCGGTGGACATCGTTCCGTCCGAGAACAAGCCGGCCGTCGAGGTCGTACTCACCGTGCTGCACGCGGGCGGCAAGTTCGGCGGTGGCGGGTACGCCGTCTCCGGCGGTCTGCACGGCGTCGGTGTGTCGGTCGTGAACGCGCTGTCCAGCAAGGTCGCGGTCGACGTCAGGCGCGACGGCCACCGCTGGACGCAGGACTACAAGCTGGGCGTTCCCACGGCCCCGCTGAAGCGCAACGAGGAGACGGACGAGTCCGGTACGACGGTCACGTTCTGGGCCGATCCCGACGTCTTCGAGACCACGGAGTACTCCTTCGAGACGCTCTCGCGGCGCTTCCAGGAGATGGCGTTCCTCAACAAGGGTTTGACGATCAAACTCACTGATGAGCGCGAGTCGGCGAAGGCCACGGCCGGTGCCGACGAGGCCGGGGCGGACGAGAAGGCCGAGGTCAAGACCGTCACGTACCACTACGAAGGCGGCATCGTCGACTTCGTGAAGTACCTGAACTCCCGCAAGGGCGACGTCGTCCACGAGACCGTGATCGACATCGAGGCCGAGGACAAGGAGCGCATGCTCTCCCTCGAGGTCGCGATGCAGTGGAACACCGGTTACAGCGAGGGCGTCTACTCCTTCGCGAACACCATCCACACCCACGAGGGCGGCACGCACGAGGAGGGCTTCCGCGCGGCACTCACCGGTCTCATCAACCGGTACGCGCGCGACAAGAAGCTGCTGCGCGAGAAGGACGACAACCTCACGGGCGACGACATCCGCGAGGGTCTGACCGCGATCATCTCGGTCAAGCTCGGCGAGCCCCAGTTCGAGGGCCAGACGAAGACCAAGCTGGGCAACACGGAGGCGAAGACCTTCGTGCAGAAGGTCGTCCACGAGCACCTCACGGACTGGCTGGACCGCAATCCGAACGAGGCCGCGGACATCATCCGCAAGTCCATCCAGGCGGCCACCGCGCGCGTGGCGGCCCGCAAGGCCCGTGACCTGACCCGTCGCAAGGGCCTCCTGGAGACGGCGTCCCTGCCGGGCAAGCTCTCCGACTGCCAGTCGAACGATCCCACCAAGTGCGAGATCTTCATCGTCGAGGGCGACTCCGCCGGCGGCTCCGCCAAGTCCGGCCGCAACCCGCAGTACCAGGCGATCCTCCCGATCCGCGGAAAGATCCTCAACGTCGAGAAGGCGCGGATCGACAAGATCCTGCAGAACCAGGAGATCCAGGCGCTGATCTCCGCCTTCGGCACCGGGGTCCACGAGGACTTCGACATCGAGAAGCTCCGCTATCACAAGATCATCCTGATGGCGGACGCCGACGTCGACGGCCAGCACATCAACACCCTGCTGCTGACCTTCCTGTTCCGCTTCATGCGGCCCCTGGTCGAGGCCGGGCACGTCTTCCTGTCGCGCCCCCCGCTCTACAAGATCAAGTGGGGCAGGGACGACTTCGAGTACGCCTACTCGGACCGCGAGCGCGACGCGCTGACCGAGCTCGGCCGGCAGGCGGGCAAGCGCGTCAGGGAGGACTCGATCCAGCGCTTCAAGGGTCTCGGTGAGATGAACGCCGAGGAGTTGCGCATCACGACCATGGACCAGGAGCACCGCGTTCTCGGCCAGGTCACGCTGGACGACGCCGCCCAGGCCGACGACCTGTTCTCGGTCCTGATGGGCGAGGACGTCGAGGCGCGCCGCGCCTTCATCCAGCGCAACGCCAAGGACGTCCGGTTCCTCGACATCTGA
- a CDS encoding rhomboid family intramembrane serine protease gives MDQAPGSPQGPQDQGSQDTGKTPTCYRHPDRETGVRCSRCERPICPECMVSAAVGFQCPECVRGGSGTGHPPSASRPRTLAGGTVAADPRLLTKVLIGINLALFLVQQAVGDRFTDSFDLIGRAYVPVLGSVEGIAEGQWYRLLTSMFLHGNYVHILFNMLSLWWIGGPLEAVLGRARYLALYFVSGLAGSALTYLLAAPNQPSLGASGAIFGLFGATGVLMRRRNYDLRPLIALLVINLIFTFTPAFGISWQAHIGGLVGGVVVGYAMVHAPRERRNLVQYGVCALVLALVVVATLVRTAQLT, from the coding sequence ATGGACCAGGCACCAGGCAGCCCACAGGGCCCGCAGGACCAGGGATCGCAGGACACCGGGAAGACGCCGACCTGCTACCGGCACCCGGACCGCGAGACCGGTGTGCGCTGCAGCCGCTGCGAGCGCCCGATCTGCCCCGAGTGCATGGTCAGCGCCGCCGTCGGCTTCCAGTGCCCCGAATGCGTCCGGGGCGGCTCCGGCACGGGACATCCGCCGTCGGCCTCCCGGCCGCGCACCCTGGCGGGCGGCACCGTCGCCGCGGACCCCCGGCTCCTCACCAAGGTCCTGATCGGGATCAACCTCGCCCTCTTCCTGGTGCAGCAGGCGGTGGGCGACCGCTTCACCGACAGCTTCGACCTCATCGGCCGGGCGTACGTGCCGGTCCTCGGCTCGGTCGAGGGCATCGCGGAAGGCCAGTGGTACCGGCTGCTGACGTCGATGTTCCTGCACGGCAACTACGTCCACATCCTGTTCAACATGCTCAGCCTCTGGTGGATCGGCGGCCCCCTGGAGGCGGTCCTCGGCCGGGCCCGCTACCTCGCGCTGTACTTCGTGTCGGGGCTCGCCGGCAGCGCGCTCACGTATCTCCTCGCCGCGCCGAACCAGCCGTCGCTCGGCGCCTCCGGCGCGATCTTCGGTCTCTTCGGCGCCACCGGCGTCCTGATGCGCCGTCGCAACTACGACCTGCGCCCCCTGATCGCCCTGCTCGTGATCAACCTGATCTTCACCTTCACCCCCGCCTTCGGCATCTCCTGGCAGGCGCACATCGGCGGTCTCGTGGGAGGTGTCGTCGTGGGCTACGCGATGGTCCACGCACCGCGCGAGCGGCGGAACCTGGTCCAGTACGGGGTCTGTGCGCTGGTGCTCGCCCTGGTGGTGGTCGCGACGCTGGTCAGGACGGCTCAGCTCACCTGA
- a CDS encoding DUF3566 domain-containing protein: protein MSGATGAGSAGRDTDGGRGSATGSADSHDTHGSQGGTVTDTRGPQGQQYAAGAGPAAPGGPAAAGPATTKAAPGAPTAPPAAPAASATAAPAPDSALPGERQPQQSSQPYHPPQAYAAQTPSGAVRRPRTGARTTPRTRKARLRVAKTDPWSVMKVSFLLSIALGICTIVASAVLWMVMDAMGVFSTVGGTISEATGSNESNGFDLQSFLSLPNVLLFTSIIAVIDVVLATALATLGSFIYNLSAGFVGGIELTLAEDE, encoded by the coding sequence GTGAGCGGAGCCACGGGCGCCGGATCGGCCGGTAGGGATACGGACGGCGGCCGTGGCTCCGCCACGGGATCGGCTGACTCCCATGACACTCATGGATCCCAGGGGGGAACTGTGACGGACACCCGAGGTCCGCAGGGCCAGCAGTACGCGGCCGGAGCGGGCCCCGCGGCTCCGGGCGGACCGGCCGCGGCCGGTCCCGCCACGACCAAGGCGGCGCCCGGCGCGCCGACCGCTCCGCCGGCCGCGCCCGCGGCCTCCGCGACGGCCGCTCCGGCGCCCGACTCCGCACTGCCGGGGGAGCGGCAGCCGCAGCAGTCCTCGCAGCCGTATCACCCGCCGCAGGCGTACGCGGCGCAGACGCCGTCGGGCGCCGTGCGCCGGCCGCGGACCGGGGCGCGCACCACACCGCGCACCCGCAAGGCGCGGCTGCGGGTGGCCAAGACCGACCCGTGGTCGGTGATGAAGGTCAGCTTCCTGCTCTCCATCGCGCTCGGCATCTGCACGATCGTGGCGTCGGCGGTGCTGTGGATGGTCATGGACGCCATGGGCGTCTTCTCGACGGTCGGCGGCACGATCTCCGAGGCGACGGGGTCGAACGAGTCGAACGGCTTCGACCTGCAGTCGTTCCTCTCCCTGCCGAACGTCCTGCTGTTCACGTCGATCATCGCGGTCATCGACGTCGTGCTCGCCACGGCGCTCGCGACCCTCGGCTCCTTCATCTACAACCTCTCCGCGGGCTTCGTCGGGGGTATCGAGCTGACGCTCGCCGAAGACGAATGA
- a CDS encoding serine/threonine-protein kinase: protein MGEVFAGRYELVDPIGHGGVGAVWRAWDRRRRRYVAAKVLRQSDAHALLRFVREQALRIDHPHVLAPASWAADDDKVLFTMDLVAGGSLVHLVSDYGPLPPAFVCTLLDQLLSGLAAVHAEGVVHRDIKPANVLLEATGTARPRLRLSDFGIAMRLGEPRLTETDYVVGTPGYLAPEQMMGSEPDFPADLFAVGLVALYLLEGAKPDTKALIEYFVENGTPSAPQGMPEPLWQVVATLLQPDPAARFRTATGARKALAAAAELLPEPGPDDELVEVFDQVGPLPTGFDPTGPAGTATRPTAESTASGRTDTGSTASQSTATGSPGAFSGPASGRGTDPARGAAPGQGFTPSQVPDPAQAPGSGPDPGAAAGPGSLPGPDTGSGPDADGGAGGDGWPGTTSRGVLRGPGPEAARPEPDTGDAHPEAAPGDVPPPPAPDFVPPESTDPDSAPPRPSTMSDTGSFHLPPPRAATPHAPTRPHHQPQAQPQPQRQPEPRSPGHPRQPDQPQPHPQPQQAWHETQRHPVPGHPWRPPEQPPTPPTAVTVPHTAPVYAQPFGPPSVPAPAPQRPVEPTVVEHRHAHGSAGSHRAVHRRAVRPGPPARVAVPVLLLALACLAVGFWALTRI, encoded by the coding sequence ATGGGTGAGGTCTTCGCCGGACGGTACGAGCTGGTCGACCCGATCGGCCACGGGGGAGTCGGAGCCGTGTGGCGCGCCTGGGACCGGCGGCGGCGCCGGTACGTGGCCGCCAAGGTGCTCCGGCAGAGCGACGCGCACGCGCTGCTGCGCTTCGTGCGGGAACAGGCGCTGCGGATCGACCATCCCCATGTCCTGGCGCCGGCCAGCTGGGCCGCCGACGACGACAAGGTCCTGTTCACGATGGACCTGGTCGCGGGGGGTTCCCTGGTCCACCTGGTCAGCGACTACGGCCCGCTGCCCCCCGCCTTCGTCTGCACCCTGCTCGACCAGCTCCTCTCGGGGCTCGCCGCGGTCCACGCCGAGGGGGTCGTGCACCGGGACATCAAGCCCGCCAACGTGCTGCTGGAGGCGACCGGGACGGCCCGGCCGCGGCTGCGGCTGTCCGACTTCGGCATCGCGATGCGGCTGGGCGAACCGCGGCTGACCGAGACCGACTACGTGGTGGGGACGCCCGGTTACCTCGCGCCCGAGCAGATGATGGGGTCCGAGCCGGACTTCCCCGCCGACCTGTTCGCCGTCGGCCTGGTCGCCCTGTACCTGCTGGAGGGCGCCAAACCGGACACCAAGGCGCTGATCGAGTACTTCGTCGAGAACGGCACGCCGTCCGCGCCCCAGGGCATGCCCGAGCCGCTGTGGCAGGTGGTGGCCACGCTGCTGCAGCCGGACCCCGCCGCGCGGTTCCGCACCGCGACGGGGGCACGCAAGGCGCTGGCCGCGGCCGCCGAACTGCTGCCCGAGCCCGGCCCCGACGACGAACTCGTCGAGGTCTTCGACCAGGTCGGCCCGCTCCCCACGGGGTTCGACCCCACGGGACCGGCCGGCACGGCGACCCGCCCCACCGCCGAATCCACGGCTTCCGGGCGCACGGATACCGGGTCCACTGCTTCCCAGTCCACGGCTACCGGGTCCCCCGGGGCCTTCTCCGGGCCGGCCTCCGGCCGGGGTACGGACCCCGCCCGAGGAGCCGCGCCCGGCCAGGGGTTCACCCCCTCCCAGGTCCCTGACCCGGCGCAGGCGCCGGGTTCCGGCCCTGACCCCGGTGCCGCCGCTGGTCCCGGCTCCCTGCCCGGTCCGGACACGGGCTCGGGCCCGGACGCCGACGGGGGCGCCGGTGGGGACGGATGGCCCGGGACGACCTCCAGAGGCGTGCTCCGGGGTCCTGGACCGGAGGCCGCGCGTCCGGAGCCCGACACCGGTGACGCACACCCCGAGGCCGCCCCGGGGGACGTACCGCCGCCTCCCGCACCGGACTTCGTCCCCCCCGAGTCCACGGACCCGGACTCCGCGCCCCCGAGGCCGTCCACGATGTCGGACACCGGGAGCTTCCATCTGCCGCCGCCCCGGGCGGCCACCCCGCACGCGCCCACCCGTCCGCATCACCAGCCCCAGGCGCAGCCACAGCCGCAGCGACAGCCCGAGCCCCGGTCCCCCGGCCACCCGCGGCAACCGGACCAGCCCCAACCGCACCCCCAACCGCAGCAGGCCTGGCACGAGACCCAGCGGCATCCCGTCCCGGGCCACCCGTGGCGTCCGCCCGAGCAGCCGCCCACTCCCCCCACCGCGGTCACCGTGCCGCACACGGCCCCCGTGTACGCGCAGCCCTTCGGTCCCCCGTCCGTGCCGGCCCCCGCCCCTCAGAGGCCCGTGGAACCCACCGTCGTGGAGCACCGGCACGCGCACGGCTCCGCCGGTTCGCACCGGGCCGTGCACCGGCGTGCGGTCCGTCCCGGACCACCGGCCCGGGTGGCCGTCCCGGTCCTGCTCCTCGCGCTGGCCTGCCTCGCGGTGGGTTTCTGGGCACTGACGCGGATCTGA
- a CDS encoding peptidylprolyl isomerase, with the protein MAEQLYATLKTNQGDIEVRLLPNHAPKTVRNFVELATGEREWVNPETGAKSTDKLYDGTVFHRVISGFMIQGGDPLGNGTGGPGYQFEDEFHPDLAFDKPYLLAMANAGPGTNGSQFFITVSPTAWLTRKHTIFGEVVNPAGQKVVDAIAGTQTNPRTDRPVNDVVIESVVVETREG; encoded by the coding sequence GTGGCCGAGCAGCTTTACGCCACCCTGAAGACCAACCAAGGCGACATCGAAGTCCGGCTCCTGCCGAACCACGCGCCCAAGACGGTCCGGAACTTCGTCGAGCTCGCCACGGGTGAGCGGGAGTGGGTCAACCCGGAGACGGGTGCGAAGTCCACGGACAAGCTCTACGACGGCACGGTCTTCCACCGGGTGATCAGCGGATTCATGATCCAGGGCGGTGACCCGCTCGGCAACGGCACCGGTGGCCCGGGCTACCAGTTCGAGGACGAGTTCCACCCCGACCTCGCCTTCGACAAGCCGTATCTGCTGGCGATGGCGAACGCGGGCCCCGGCACCAACGGCTCCCAGTTCTTCATCACCGTCTCCCCGACGGCGTGGCTGACCCGCAAGCACACCATCTTCGGCGAGGTCGTCAACCCGGCCGGCCAGAAGGTCGTGGACGCCATCGCGGGCACCCAGACCAACCCGCGCACCGACCGTCCGGTCAACGACGTCGTCATCGAGTCGGTCGTGGTCGAGACCCGCGAGGGCTGA
- a CDS encoding helix-turn-helix domain-containing protein, which translates to MDAAQQEATARAQELQRNWYGEPLGTLFRRLIDDLGLNQARLAGVLGLSAPMLSQLMSGQRAKIGNPAVVQRVQLLQDLAGQVADGSVSAAEATERMDEIKKSQGGSVLSNTTQSTSSSGAPTVKRVVREIQSLLRSVAAAGDIIEAADTLAPTHPELAEFLRVYGAGRTSDAVAHYQSHQN; encoded by the coding sequence ATGGACGCCGCACAGCAGGAAGCAACCGCAAGAGCCCAGGAGCTGCAGCGGAACTGGTACGGGGAGCCGCTGGGGACGCTCTTCCGTAGGCTCATAGACGATCTGGGCCTCAACCAGGCGCGTCTTGCCGGGGTACTGGGCCTGTCCGCGCCCATGCTGTCGCAGCTGATGAGCGGCCAGCGTGCCAAGATCGGCAATCCCGCGGTGGTCCAGCGGGTCCAGCTGCTGCAGGACCTGGCGGGGCAGGTCGCGGACGGCAGTGTCAGCGCCGCCGAGGCGACCGAGCGCATGGACGAGATCAAGAAGTCCCAGGGGGGCTCCGTGCTCAGCAACACCACGCAGTCGACGAGCAGTTCGGGTGCGCCCACGGTCAAGCGCGTGGTCCGCGAGATCCAGTCGTTGCTGCGCTCGGTGGCGGCCGCCGGGGACATCATCGAGGCCGCCGACACCCTCGCTCCCACCCACCCGGAACTGGCAGAGTTCCTCCGGGTGTACGGCGCCGGCCGCACCTCGGACGCCGTCGCGCACTACCAGTCGCACCAGAACTGA
- the gyrA gene encoding DNA gyrase subunit A translates to MADENTPSTPEEDGETVLRVEPVGLETEMQRSYLDYAMSVIVSRALPDVRDGLKPVHRRVLYAMYDGGYRPEKGFYKCARVVGDVMGTYHPHGDSSIYDALVRLAQPWSMRMPLVDSNGNFGSPGNDPAAAMRYTECKMAPLSMEMVRDIDEETVDFTDNYDGRNQEPTVLPARFPNLLINGSAGIAVGMATNIPPHNLREVAAGAQWYLENPEASHEELLDALIERIKGPDFPTGALVVGRKGIEEAYRTGRGSITMRAVVEVEEIQNRQCLVVTELPYQTNPDNLAQKIADLVKDGKVGGIADVRDETSSRTGQRLVIVLKRDAVAKVVLNNLYKHTDLQSNFGANMLALVDGVPRTLSLDAFIRHWVAHQIEVIVRRTKFRLRKAEERAHILRGLLKALDAIDEVIALIRRSDTVEIAREGLMALLEIDEIQANAILEMQLRRLAALERQKIIQEHDELQAKITEYNEILASPVRQRGIISEELAAIVEKFGEDRRSKLVPFDGDMSIEDLIAEEDIVVTITRGGYIKRTKTEDYRSQKRGGKGVRGAKLKQDDIVDHFFVSTTHHWLLFFTNKGRVYRAKAYELPDAGRDARGQHVANLLAFQPDEAIAEILAIRDYEAAPYLVLATKGGLVKKTPLKDYDSPRSGGVIAINLRETEDGSDDELIGAELVSAEDDLLLISKKAQSIRFTATDDALRPMGRATSGVKGMSFREGDQLLSMNVVRPGTFVFTATDGGYAKRTAVDEYRVQGRGGLGIKAAKIVEDRGSLVGALVVEETDEILAITLSGGVIRTRVNEVRETGRDTMGVQLINLGKRDAVVGIARNAEAGREAEEVDGEGAEDETAEGIEAVGTDEGEQSSSE, encoded by the coding sequence ATGGCCGACGAGAACACTCCGAGCACGCCTGAAGAAGACGGCGAGACCGTCCTCCGCGTCGAGCCCGTCGGGCTCGAGACGGAGATGCAGCGCTCGTACCTCGACTACGCGATGTCCGTCATCGTCTCCCGCGCGCTGCCCGACGTACGGGACGGCCTCAAGCCCGTCCACCGGCGCGTGCTGTACGCGATGTACGACGGCGGCTACCGGCCCGAGAAGGGCTTCTACAAGTGCGCCCGTGTCGTCGGCGACGTCATGGGCACGTATCACCCGCACGGCGACTCCTCGATCTACGATGCGCTCGTGCGGCTCGCGCAGCCGTGGTCGATGCGGATGCCGCTGGTGGACTCCAACGGCAACTTCGGCTCCCCGGGCAACGACCCCGCCGCCGCCATGCGCTACACCGAGTGCAAGATGGCGCCGCTGTCCATGGAGATGGTCCGCGACATCGACGAGGAGACCGTCGACTTCACGGACAACTACGACGGCCGCAACCAGGAACCGACGGTGCTTCCGGCCCGGTTCCCGAACCTGCTGATCAACGGTTCGGCGGGCATCGCGGTCGGCATGGCCACCAACATCCCGCCGCACAACCTCCGCGAGGTCGCGGCGGGTGCCCAGTGGTACCTGGAGAACCCCGAGGCGAGCCACGAGGAGCTGCTCGACGCCCTGATCGAGCGCATCAAGGGCCCCGACTTCCCGACCGGCGCCCTCGTGGTGGGCCGCAAGGGCATCGAGGAGGCGTACCGCACGGGCCGCGGCTCGATCACGATGCGCGCGGTGGTCGAGGTCGAGGAGATCCAGAACCGCCAGTGCCTGGTGGTCACCGAGCTCCCGTACCAGACGAACCCCGACAACCTCGCGCAGAAGATCGCCGACCTGGTGAAGGACGGCAAGGTCGGCGGCATCGCCGACGTCCGCGACGAGACCAGCTCGCGCACGGGCCAGCGGCTCGTGATCGTGCTCAAGAGGGACGCGGTCGCCAAGGTCGTCCTGAACAACCTCTACAAGCACACCGATCTGCAGTCGAACTTCGGCGCCAACATGCTGGCCCTGGTCGACGGTGTCCCGCGCACGCTGTCGCTCGACGCGTTCATCCGGCACTGGGTGGCGCACCAGATCGAGGTCATCGTCCGCCGGACGAAGTTCCGGCTGCGCAAGGCCGAGGAGCGCGCGCACATCCTGCGTGGCCTCCTGAAGGCCCTGGACGCCATCGACGAGGTCATCGCGCTGATCCGGCGCAGCGACACCGTCGAGATCGCCCGAGAGGGCCTGATGGCCCTCCTGGAGATCGACGAGATCCAGGCGAACGCCATCCTCGAGATGCAGCTGCGCCGGCTGGCCGCCCTGGAGCGTCAGAAGATCATCCAGGAGCACGACGAGCTCCAGGCGAAGATCACCGAGTACAACGAGATCCTCGCCTCGCCGGTGCGTCAGCGCGGCATCATCAGCGAGGAACTCGCGGCGATCGTCGAGAAGTTCGGCGAGGACCGCCGCTCCAAGCTGGTGCCGTTCGACGGTGACATGTCCATCGAGGACCTGATCGCCGAAGAGGACATCGTCGTGACCATCACGCGCGGTGGGTACATCAAGCGCACCAAGACCGAGGACTACCGCTCGCAGAAGCGGGGCGGCAAGGGCGTGCGCGGCGCGAAGCTGAAGCAGGACGACATCGTCGACCACTTCTTCGTCTCGACGACGCACCACTGGCTGCTCTTCTTCACGAACAAGGGCCGCGTCTACCGGGCCAAGGCGTACGAGCTCCCGGACGCCGGCCGGGACGCCCGCGGGCAGCACGTCGCGAACCTGCTGGCCTTCCAGCCGGACGAGGCGATCGCCGAGATCCTGGCGATCCGCGACTACGAGGCGGCGCCCTACCTGGTCCTGGCCACCAAGGGCGGCCTGGTGAAGAAGACGCCACTGAAGGATTACGATTCCCCCCGCTCGGGCGGCGTCATCGCGATCAATCTCCGGGAGACGGAGGACGGATCCGATGACGAACTGATCGGAGCCGAACTGGTCTCGGCCGAGGATGATCTGCTTCTGATCAGCAAGAAGGCTCAGTCGATCAGGTTCACCGCAACGGACGACGCACTTCGACCGATGGGCCGTGCCACCTCGGGCGTCAAGGGCATGAGTTTCCGTGAGGGGGACCAACTGCTCTCGATGAATGTTGTTCGACCCGGTACGTTCGTGTTCACTGCCACAGACGGCGGGTACGCGAAGCGGACCGCCGTCGACGAGTACCGCGTCCAGGGTCGCGGTGGCCTCGGCATCAAGGCCGCCAAGATCGTGGAGGACCGTGGTTCCCTCGTCGGCGCGCTGGTGGTCGAGGAGACCGATGAGATCCTCGCCATCACGCTCTCCGGCGGTGTGATTCGTACGCGAGTCAACGAGGTCAGGGAGACGGGCCGTGACACCATGGGCGTCCAACTGATCAACCTGGGCAAGCGCGATGCCGTGGTCGGCATCGCACGTAACGCCGAGGCCGGCCGCGAGGCCGAGGAAGTCGACGGCGAGGGCGCCGAGGACGAGACCGCCGAGGGCATCGAGGCCGTCGGCACGGACGAGGGCGAGCAGTCCTCGTCCGAGTAG
- a CDS encoding DUF6344 domain-containing protein, with protein sequence MTQNKVMKLWTVLVTAFLALCTTLGFITTTAAAAVPQSGTTHESTAPAAVPAATAPWTASYSRALPPTMKQRIRAEAHGSSPSCRHRPRVDAEASGLGALCAPEAMTDRDTSLQHGEAPLQR encoded by the coding sequence ATGACCCAGAACAAGGTCATGAAGCTGTGGACCGTCCTCGTGACCGCCTTCCTGGCGCTCTGCACGACGCTCGGATTCATCACGACGACCGCGGCCGCCGCGGTACCGCAGTCCGGAACGACGCACGAGAGCACGGCCCCCGCGGCGGTGCCGGCGGCGACGGCTCCATGGACGGCCTCCTACAGCCGGGCCCTGCCCCCCACGATGAAGCAACGCATCCGCGCCGAGGCCCACGGCTCCTCACCGAGCTGCCGGCACCGCCCGCGGGTCGATGCCGAGGCGAGCGGCCTCGGCGCCCTCTGCGCCCCCGAGGCCATGACGGACCGCGACACGAGCCTCCAGCACGGCGAGGCGCCCCTCCAGCGCTGA
- a CDS encoding DUF5324 family protein, which yields MTRIDSVRAATGSAKDSVLHAAEVVAPYADTAKDRASHYANEARVRLAPKMTLAAEQARVQYDARLAPRLEQARAHVPPKVDHAAHAAHTAAVRTRQAALQAADYTKPRIEQAVAAAQPVREEAAARGAAALAALRGQVSPKEIEKLVRKHRRRAKAGRAVKGLAVLGLLAGGAYAAWKWWDKQANPDWLVEPPAATEVPEPGRLTSVDGSARTDLDPEVQAKQAEEEAAKRDDRH from the coding sequence GTGACCCGCATTGACAGCGTGCGCGCCGCGACCGGCTCGGCGAAGGACAGCGTGCTGCACGCCGCGGAAGTGGTGGCGCCTTACGCCGACACGGCCAAGGACCGGGCCTCGCACTACGCGAACGAGGCACGCGTACGGCTCGCGCCCAAGATGACGCTGGCCGCAGAGCAGGCCCGCGTGCAGTACGACGCCCGTCTCGCGCCGCGGCTCGAGCAGGCGCGCGCCCATGTGCCGCCCAAGGTCGATCACGCCGCCCACGCCGCCCACACGGCCGCCGTCCGCACCCGCCAGGCGGCGCTCCAGGCCGCCGACTACACCAAGCCGAGAATCGAGCAGGCCGTGGCCGCGGCCCAGCCGGTGCGCGAGGAGGCCGCGGCACGAGGCGCGGCGGCGCTCGCGGCACTGCGCGGGCAGGTCTCCCCCAAGGAGATCGAGAAGCTGGTCCGCAAGCACCGGCGGCGGGCGAAGGCCGGCCGCGCGGTGAAGGGGCTGGCCGTCCTGGGCCTGCTGGCGGGTGGCGCCTACGCCGCCTGGAAGTGGTGGGACAAGCAGGCCAACCCCGACTGGCTCGTGGAGCCGCCCGCGGCGACGGAGGTGCCCGAACCGGGCCGCCTGACGTCGGTCGACGGCAGCGCCCGGACCGACCTCGACCCCGAGGTCCAGGCCAAGCAGGCCGAGGAGGAAGCGGCGAAGCGCGACGATCGCCACTGA